The sequence below is a genomic window from Marmota flaviventris isolate mMarFla1 chromosome 9, mMarFla1.hap1, whole genome shotgun sequence.
GGCGCGGTCTCCTTATGAATAATTCAGGGACTTTTATGAACGGCAAAAGATTCTTCTATTGCCCTAAAATTCCATAGGTCTTAGGAGCTCTGTGCCATTTAGATGTGTGTGCATGATTATAATGCCACATTTGATGATGTATGTTTGGATTCCTTCCTGAAAGGATGTAAGAAACTCACTTTCATTGCCTCTAGGGCAGGGACCAGGAGGCGGGGAGTTGAGGGAATAAGGGGACTCTTGGTTCACAATGTACATGTGAAATATTGCCTATTTGAAATTCAGTACTGTTTTGAGGGGCTACTGAGGAGTGGACCCAGGGCACCCCGCATGCTAGGCGTGCACTTCCATGCAGCTGcattcccatctccctcccaATACTTTTTAGTCCTTAGCTTCGTTTCTAACGTCCTCAATCtctaggcttttaaaattctccccAGTtgtgaggattgagcccagggatgctcagGAACCCAGGAGTTCCCCACcccatttttaagttttattttgagacaggatctcaataagttgctgaggctggccttgaacttgccatgctcctgcctcagctcaagtagctgggattccaggcgtgcaCCTGGCTGGCATCTCCAGGCCTTCTTACTCTGCCCCTTGAGATCCACTCTAGAGCGGGCAAGTAACTCCATCAGACTTGTAGacttctccccactccccacttGTTCCATCCCCTCTGTGAACAGCCACCCCTGCTGGGCTCACTACTTCCacaccttccctcccctctcctcagaCAGCATCAGAACCCTCCTGGGATTAACCCATTCAAATCTCAACACTCATTGCAAAACACTACCCATGTGACAGGCCAGGCAACAGAGGCACAAGACTTGAAATAACAAGCAGGGAcctggaatttgaaattaaactGTTTGGCTCCAAAGGGCAAGTGGTAACCACTGCCCTAGACTACCCTCCCATGAACATCCAGGCCCAGTTAAATGTGcctcctctgggaagccttccTTCTCCTTCAGTAGCAAGAAATTTACTGAGTGCTCAGTATGCCTTtcctttgggggagggggagggaactATATGATAATAATCActacattatattattatttaatcattattattCCTAAATATCCTTAAGTCTGACCCTGAAGACATTTCTGACCTGGCCACAGAGCCATTTTCCATTTAAACTTTACCCAGTAGGTTTGGGGGCCCCTTCTTAGGGCTGCGAGTATCCCAGCTCATTGAATCCCAGATACGCTGTGTAGAGCGCCTTGTTCATAGATGGTGTATGTTacagaagggaaactgaggctcaggacgACAGAGACCGGCCGCCACGGGAAGAGGAAGAGCTGGTTCAAAGCCTGTGCTCACAGGTCCTAACACTTTGACCCTCTTACCGTCACACTGGGTCAAGGAACCAGGCCAGACCTAagcatttggtgtcctgtagacACACGTTAGTTAGAGGATCAGGACCAGAGTGGGTACACATTGTTAGGAGGAAAGGGTAGGGGCAGGGGCAGTGCTGCCACCTAAGGCCCACCAGAcaggaggctgggggtgggggtggacacGTGTTACATAGGGGAGTAGACAGGCGGGCAGCTCTTCAGCTGCAGAACTCAGTCCCCAGGTGTGGTGGAGGCTTGGGGAAGACTGGGAGGGGCCACAGAGTGAGCCTGGAGGGGAAACTGCCCCCCTCCCACATCCTGTTGgtcccactcccaccccccagGTCCCCAAGCCGACCCTCCTCAGCTCCTGTCTCCAGCTCATTGTGGAAGGTGTAGGTGCCCAGCTCTAGCTGCATCTGGGGGGCAAGACAACAAGGAAGTCCTCACCCCAGAGGTTTTTGGCCACTGAGAAGCAATTTTGGCAGCAGGGTGGATGGCACTCAGAGATCAGGGAAGGGCAGCTGGATGAGGTGTGGGAGGTCACACCTGAGATGCTGGGGCAAACCACACAGGCCACAGTGTGGGGGTAAATGGCCAGGGTCCCGGGGTGTAATGGTTAATGTGAATCATCAACTTGATTAGATTAATATATTCCAAGGATTAGGAGGGTTATGGGTTtgtcaatgagactctgtctaggaatgattggcatgtggaatagccaactgaaatggagaccctccctaagcgtGGGCAGCACCAACcgataggatgatggcttggatggaataaaagttggaagaaccaggcagcagcagatgcaagctcaattcttcttgaacaggttcttgattaCTGGTGTGATCGTCTGAGGATATTAGACTCTCGCTTCTTCACTTTTCAAAGTGGATTCTCaagaagcctttggtctcagactagggtagaactgatccctcttgttctggggcttcagcatCTTAAACTGCCCAGCTACTGGTtcccccagctctccagcctgcagatggccattttTGTGGACTATCACTTCCGGTCACATATGAGAACCTAATAAGtcccccttttataattatacttcttgttgattctgttcctctagagaagcCTAATACATGGGGTAAGGGGCCCCGGGCCTGACAGCAATCCCTCTGAACTTCACTATGGTGGGGACACCACTTCTGAGTCCAGGCCCAGTGGGTTGGCTTGTTGGCCATGACCTGGGAGGAGTAGAGTGGAGAGTGAGTTGGGATGGCAGCCCAGCCTCACCCACTTACAGCGCTGGCTTAGAAGCCCATTCGTGCCCACAGTATGTCCCTTGAGTCCTAGAACTTCCCCACCTGGGAATGCCAATCTTCCCCCAGGGCCCGTGGGAAAAAATCTCACATTTAGGTTTCTCCAAGTCCTCCTCCATCTCATTTGCTAGGAACACAAGGGCATGAGGTCAAGGGTCAAGTCTATGGCCTCCGCCCTGTCCCATCCTACCATACCCTCACCCTCAGGAGTGTCCCACTGCCCACTCCTGCCACTCATAGTGCCAAGAACTGCTGTGGTTGTGCTCACAGAGCGTCAGGTTAGCACACCGGAAGGAGACCAGCCCCACAGCCAGGAGGAACTGCAGACAGGCTGGGGCAGCCAGAGGTCCTGGGGATGAGGCCAGCAGCCAGGTTCCTTCACACCCCAGAGGTTTTGGACAGGGaagaaaagacagtaaaatgaggGGCCCAGCAAAGATAAGGGGAAGGGTTCCCCCAACAGTCCAGGGGACCCAGCAGCACTGAATCCCATTAAGTCAACCTTCTACTCAAGTGACCCCAGCCTCTACACCCCACTTTGCTTCCTTACCGTATCTGAAATCTGGAAGCAGGTGTCTTTGGAGAGGAACTCCTGGAAAAAGCTGTCCTCTGGAGGTAGAGAAGAAAAACAGGGGACACAGGTCATGCCCCATAAATAAAATGGTCAAAGCCCAAACCACCATTGAACCCATGTTCTGACAAGATTCCCCTCCCACCTGCCACACCTGTCCAGAGAGGCTTGGGAGGCCGGCTTGAGCAGAGCAGGACCCTGCCTTCCACAGCTCTTTGTATTCTTGACCCCATCACCCCTCCCATGCCAGCCTCCCGGAAACTCACCCAGAATGTTGAGGAAGGCCTGGACTCCTGGCCCTACTGGGGATGAAGAAACccattaccccccccccccttgttgGCTGCAGTCCCCCAACTTCTCTGGGTGATAACCACGGGAACAATGGCAGGGTCTCCGGTATCACTTATCTCATAGGGAGTAGGAGTAGGGTGGGGCAGGGTGGAGCAAGGGGACCTGCAGATACAGCAGCCTCAGGACTTGGTACCTATACAATGACCTCCCACAAATCAAAGAGGAAGGTGAGGCTGGCCAGAAAGAGGACCAGCGAGGTGGAGGGCAGGGTGCAGAGACTCAAGGATTCAGAACAGAGGGCACCTGGGAGGCCTGACAGATGGGAAGGCCAGGAAAGAAGCAAAGATCTGCTGAGGACTGCAGCACCCCCACCCTCCTCCTGGTGCACGGACCAGAGAGTAACAGCAGCAGCAAGCACCTCCTAGGTGCTTGGGACTGTGCTAAAAGCTCTAAGGGCTTCATCTTACTGCCCCCTGGGAGGCGGGTGTAACAGGGACCTATTTTGCAAAGGAAGCAACCAGGCTTCAGTTAGGTGAAGGTGGAACCCACATATTCAAAAAGCCTGAGAACTTTCCCCTTGCTGCCCAGATCTCAACCACCTCCTACACCAAAGAGTTGGAAGGGCACATGCCCCCTGTATCAAGGGGGAACTGAGGACCAAAGAGAATGACATCAAATAGCTGGATTTAGAAAAAGTTGAGATTGGGGCCTCCTCAAActatggtttgtttttttgtcgtgatggggattgaatctaAGGGCACTCTGTCTctgagccgcagccccagcccttccccccacccaccttgtggtgcttgggattcaacccagggccttctgcatgcgaggcaagcactctaccaactgagccacatccccagcccttcccagccctattttgtatttcacttagagacagggtctcactgagttgcttagcgcttcgcttttgcagaggctggctttgaactcgcaatcctcctgcctcagcctcccaagccgctaggattacagatgcACGCCACAGCGCCTGGCtcagttcttaatattttttaaaatttaagacagggtatttttaaattactgaggctgcccTCCACCTTTCGAgatccacctcagcctcctgagtcgctgggattacaggtgcgcgccaccatgcccagttcctCATTTTCAAGCTGCTTCCCTAACCTTCCCTTAACCTTTCACAGAGATGCCAACCAAGGGGCTCTGGAGAAGGTGCCAACCACCCCTCTTCTCCCCCGACACCCCAAGGTCAACCTGGGAGTCTTCAGCCGGCCTCCCACAAAGCAGGCTCCTCCCTCAAGAAGCCTCACCGGCCAGCAGGAGTTAACCACAGCATAACTCAGGACCCAGGGCACCTACGCATTTATATATCCCAAGGGtggaccccgccccgcccctccaCCAATCAGAACCCTCCTGGAGAGGGGGGCGTGGCTTGCCCCTCTCCCACCACTTCTACCTGTGAAGCCAGTCACCACCTGCCTTGCAGCTGCGAGGTAAAAGTTTTCCCAAAGCTTCCTCACCCATAAGAGGGGCAGGACCGCTGGACCCCGGGGCCTGAAACCCCTACAGGACAAGAAGCTAAAACATCCTCCTTTCTCCCACCACGCTGTACTTGGGAATAAACCCAAgggctctctatcactgagctatacccccagccctttattttttgagacagggtctctctaaattgttgaggctagtctcgaacttgagattctcctacctcagcctcctaaattgcagAGATTACATATGTAGGTGTTGTTAGTAGCTTTACTTCACAAAGGAAGAAGCAACCACTAAAATGCAGTGTTGTctccagagaggttaagtaatttactTCCAGTCACACAGCCAGTAAACAGAAAGTCAAGTTTCCACCTAGCTGTCTGGCCCGGTCTTCACAAAGGGATCTGAGGGTCCTTCTGTCTGTTTCAAGACTGATTCTGAACAAAGCCTGACCTAGAGAAGGTTTTGAGTAAAACCCAGTAGTGAACCCCAGACCAGCTGTGTTCACCCCATCTCCTGTCTACTGATAATGCTAGAGATTGGAAAAGAATGCAGAAAAGAAGCCCTAGGTTTGTAGGGTatgcagcttggtggtagagcattaGCCTGACATGTGTGGGGGGTGgcggggagaagaggagggaggagaaagaaaagaaaaaagtctgttgATTAAGTGCAGACTCCTCAGCAGTAGTGTGTTCCAGTCTGCAaccttcttccccctcccccggcTTCTCCTGTGATTTTTCCCACTAGGAAGTCAGGCTTGTCatgtaagaataaaagaaattgaagttaaagtgtaaaagaccgggcattgtaaagtttctaagctgcaaggcctgagttaaaaagtaaaggaccaggtattgttaagttcctatgctacacccaaaacctgaaattcctgtagctgttaggacaatacccggaactgcccagtaaatattccccctgaccatctggttgtttaataacctaggaccctgtgcggCTTGGCACGTAGGCttcgcagggcctaaaccaatcagtttgaatgtgtaccccgatttagaactgacctatcacccccacccgacctgttcccgccaatgaatgtactaatcatgtctaagaattgttgtttgattttcccgcgcctcatgatgatttgctctgatgtatgcaaggccccccaccctccccaaaaagtgtacttaagcactgctcaacccctgctcagggctctgagccgctctcccttgttgagtgagcacggagccccagcgtgctggattggatcctcaataaaccgcttttgctgttgcatgagccggtctcttggtggtctcttcctctgacgtTCGCTGGACCCTTACAgtcatccccagcccccagacctGACTTGATCCAATACCTAAGCGTGTTGCTCCTActttctgaatgaataaatggcttACAAGGCCGTGCTGTCCCTGCTGCCCTTGCTCATCTCTCCACCCACAGCCCGGCCCTGGCCCCTCTGTCACAACCCACCCTCCAACCAGGACAGTGTACATCTGGAACCTGAGCAGACATGGCGCATGCCCCATCTGAGCAGGAGTTTAAAAGCCCAGTGTGGCTCTGCCATTGCTCTCATCCATCTGCCAGGAGCCTGGTGTCCCCCTGGAAGGGCAGCCTCTCCATCCAGGTTCTGGAATAAAGAGGACATGGAACTGAGTCAGGGCCACACACTATAAGGGGTGTGGAAAATGAGCAAGAAATCGAGTCTTGTTCTTGAGAGCCACAGAGATGCTGGGGTTGTCTATGATTCTGTAGCTCTACTACAGGCAAGACAGCCTGCAAGACTAGATCCCCGCGGCTCATGTCAGGAAAAGCAAACCAAGAAGAccagaggccagcctggccaTGGAGCTCGGTGGCGGAGCACCGCCTAGCACTGATGaagccctggttccatccccagcactgtcaagaaaaaagaaaaaaaaagaccagaggCTCCTATCCCAGCCCGCCCCACCAGCTTGTAGAGAGGCGGTATCTTTCTAGTAAGGCTTGGCTTCCGCCATCCTCCCAGTTCCTACAGAGCAGCAAAGGTGCTCTCCCATCGGGAGAGGCAGCCTTAGAGACAGAGCTCCGCCGTGTTGCCCTTGGGAACCGGTTTTTCTGGAACAATGCCCGTGAGCACTGTCCAACAAGACGGAGATCTTGACTGACAGCCGTTGAGAGAGCACTCAACATCTCCATACTAGTACAACAAGGAAAGTGGCAGAGCAACCAGAAGAGTGAGAGAAACCAGGGAAGGAGGTGGCCGCCAAGGGCCTTAGGGGGTCACAGTCCACCCTGGAGCTGGGAGAGCTGTGGCCACGCACTAGGCTGCACCCACTCACGAACAGTCAGAGCTGCAACCAGACCCTCCACAAGAGGCAGCAGCCAGGCTGGTACAGGGGCTGAAGCATGACCTTGGTTACTCTGCCCTGGTCACCACTCCTAGGAAACccagcttaaaaataaaactgctccCTGGCAGCCTGGAAGCCCATACACACACAGCAAGGCTGCACTGTCGCACAAGTAGGCAGGGAGGGAAATTGCAAACTACCAGTCCCTGTCCGAACGTGGGCAAAAACACAAACACTCAGCCACAGGAGCAGCCTGCAAGCCACACACTCAACCCCACAGGAGGGAGGGGCTCTGACTCAGGCAGGAAGCCCAAACTCGGACCGATGACTGAGATATGCCGCTCCAGGGCAACCCTGAGGAAGACAAGGTCaccataaaaataggaaaaaacccTCCGAGCCTAACCATCCTAGGCTACATGCTGCAAGGAAATAGACGTCATGGGGTTAACTCAGGCAGGGCACAAACAAGTGACCAAGCACGCAGGACAGCTGCCCTGAGTCCTGAGATCCGTATCTGGAGTTGCTACAGTGTTATCAAAAATATGCAGTTTTCCACCAAGAAGTCAGAAGACAGGCAAAGGAACTGCCGAGCGCGATTCCTACACAGAAGAAAGGCAGCCACAGACACTGTTTCTGAAGGACTTAGCAGAGGTGGCTTCAGAGCAGCTGTTATGAAAAGTTCAAAGAACCAGAGGAGACCCCACGTGAAGAACTGTAGGCAAATGTGATGACGGTGGCTCATGAAACAGACTCCACTGAAGAGACAACCAAATGGACATGCAGCACCGGAGAGTGCAGCAGCTAAATTAAAAACTcactggagggctggggctggggctcaggggtaaaacgcttgcctagcatgcatgaggcactgggttcgattcctagcaccacatacaaatacataaaataaaggtccattaacaactaaaaatatttaaaataataataataataataataataataataactcactAGAAGAGCTTCACAGAGACTCGGATCAGCAGAAGAATTGGTGAATTCGAAGACAGGCCAATAGAGATTATGGAGTCTGAACAACAGAGAGGGGACAAGAAGGGAGAAAATGAACAGAGATTTAGGGAAATGTTAATATTATGTTAatagattttagagaaaatatatatgattatctTCATAGACACtgaaaaaaacctataaaattcaacatctcgcTTTATTAAAATACTTAATCAAATAGGAATTGAGtgacacttttttgggggggagggataccagggattgaactcaggggcactcatccactgagccacatccccaaccttattttgtattttatttagagacagagtctcactgagttgcttagtgcctcacttttgctgaggctggttttgaacttgggatcctcctgcctcagcctcccaaggcgcaggcatgtgccactatgcctgtgAGCGATACTTTCTTAATATgaatagatataaatattatgtGCTAGATATGGAATAATGCTAATGAAAGTGGTAATTAGCTAGATAGATGAGACATATTCTAATGCCAgtgtctgtttctttttattattattatttgttctttttagttatatatgacagtagaatgcattttgacatatcataaacacttggagtataacttcccattcttgtggttggacatgatgtggagttacactggctgTGGGTTCATACATGAACATCGGAAagtcatgtccaattcattctactgtctttcccatttctaTCCCCCACCCCTTCTGCTCATTCCCCTGCCCAATCCCTTGAGCCtccactccacacacacacacacacacacacacacacacacacacgtactgcctattgtgagtcagcatccccatatcagagagaacatttggcctttggttttttgggattgctaATGCCAGTATCTTACTAAAAGCAGAAATGCTGGAAACATATCACTAAGttcaggaacaaggcaaggatacCCACTATTTCTgctactatttaaaattttactacagGTATTAGCCAAtgcaattagacaagagaaatAATGTACAAGCACCAGAACTGGTAAAGAAACTGTAAATCTATATAAGCATATGATAAGAAAGCTGACTTGTAAAACCCAAGGGAATCAGTGATAGAACtaattcaaataatatttcaattatgTTGACAGGATATCAACTTGGTACTCAGAAACCAATAGTCTTGCCGGGTGGGGTGGTGCATGTctattatcccagcagctcagaaggcggaggcaggaggatctcaagtttgagtccagcctcagcaacttagtgagaccctgtctgaaaataaaaaaaaaaaatatttttaaaaaagggctggggatatggttcagtggttaagcacccctgggttcaatccctggtaccaaaacaaacaaacaaaaaataaagaaacaaaaaaggggctggggatgtggctcaagcggtagcgcgctcgcctggcatgcgtgcagcccaggttcgatcctcagcaccacatacaaacaaagatgttgtgtccactgaaaaacttaaaaaaaaaaaaaaaaaaaaaaaaaaatatatatatatatatatatatatatatatatatatatatatatatatatatattaaaaattctctctcttaaaaaaaagaaacaaaaaagtctTTATAAACATAAACAATAACCAATTAGAAGATACAACGACAGCTGGTTGTGGTGGACctctcctataatcccagtgactcaggaggctcaggcaggaggattgcaagtccaaaactagcctcagtaacttagcaagaacctaagcTACAttgcaagacactgtctcaaaataaaaaacaaaaagggcaaaaggggctggggatgtggctctgtggatAATCAACCCTGGGttgtttaatccctggtgccaaaaaaaaaaaaagaaagaaaagaaacatgtagCCTCTTAAACAGATGcagaaattctaaataaatgatCAGCAAGCTGAGTCTGGTGatgtatagaaaagaaaacacatggtGCCCAAGttgaatttattctaaaaatgCAAGGTTAGAGATAAGAACATTAATTAATGTAATTTACCTCTTTAACAGAGAAGCAGGACCATCTCAATGAATGCAGAGCACATCCTGCTACCCCAGGGAAATAGACCCCACGATGCGTATCACACTAGTGGGAACATGGGGCTAGGAACTATCGGGGAGAGTGCGGGGAGTGGCTGGCCAGTCGTTGAGAGAGGAGCTAGACACTGGGGACTTCGCTACAGTCAGTTTTACACTGAAAAAGCAAATCCTTCCCATCCTCAATTGAAACATCTTTGTTCATGCACTTAGAATAAAGTAACCActtgaatttgagaaaaataaaagcaaggtgATGAGTTTCCAAATAGTAATAAAATGTGGGGCTGT
It includes:
- the Spdyc gene encoding LOW QUALITY PROTEIN: speedy protein C (The sequence of the model RefSeq protein was modified relative to this genomic sequence to represent the inferred CDS: inserted 4 bases in 3 codons; deleted 2 bases in 1 codon; substituted 3 bases at 3 genomic stop codons), giving the protein MRVTAVPGWSVRTRAPRERARSPCSTLPHPTPTPYEISDTGDPAIVPVVITQRSWGTAANKGGGGNGFLHPQXGQEXQAFLNILEDSFFQEFLSKDTCFQISDTFLLAVGLVSFRCANLTLCEHNHSSHRLDPXPHALVFLANEMEEDLEKPKCEIFPRALGEDWHSQVGKFXDSRDILWARMVTITPRDPGHLPPHCGLCGLPQHXSGVTSHTSSSCPSLISECHPPCCQNCFSVAKNLWGEDFLVVLPPXMQLELGTYTFHNELETGAEEGRLGDLGGGSGTNRMWEGGSFPSRLTLWPLPVFPKPPPHLGTEFCS